A region of the Pseudomonadota bacterium genome:
GGAGAGGCCGCGGGCCGAGCGCCGGTGGTTCGACTCGAGGACAAGCGGGCCGAGCAGGCGATGGCGAGCCTGCGAGAGCATCAGCCTGAGCCTGCGCCGCGCAAGAGGCAGCCGCAGGTGACCCATAAGTCGCCTAGCGTGGACTGGCAGGCTGTGCGTGCAGCCCTAGCGGAGGCGATCGAGCGCCACCCCTCGCTCGATGATCCGTGGACCTGGCTGTTTCAGCTAGAGAGGTGTGGCAGTGCGAATGATTTGCTGCAGCTCCTCGATCACTTCGAGAAGACGACGCGCAAGCTGCCACGCGGGGTGGCGAGGCTGGCAGCCGCCCTGCGAGCCGCCAGCTAGCGTTTGGCTCGTCAATATAGTGAATCCCAGTATTTCAGGTATCCATGATGAGCAACCTACAGAGTAACGACGAAGCCCTAAAGGCCATGCACGGTGAGCACATCTTGCTGCGACTTACGTACATCAGCCGGTACAACAACCACAATGAGTCGGATGAGCTGCAGCGTATCCTGTCCCAGGCGCAGGAGAACAACGAGCGCAACGGCATCACCGGAGTGCTCGTGTTCAATCACAACTACTTCCTGCAGAGTATTGAAGGGCGGCGTCCAGTGATCAACAATCTGCTGCGCAAGCTAGTTAGGGATTCGCGTCACTTCGCTCTGCAGATCATCGAGGCCAGAGAGATCGACCAACGCCGCTGGAGCGGGTGGTCGATGAACTACCTGACGCCCACGAAGAAGTACCAGAACGAGGCTCTTCGCTTCTCCGGTGGAGCTACTTTCAATCCGTACCTGATGAGCACTAAGCAGGTGATGCTGTTGATCGAATCGCTCACCAAGATGCAGGAGCATCGAAGCCGCGCCGAGGAATCGATCAAGTCCTCACGCAAGCTTTTTGGTCTGCTGAAGGCCAGTTGAAGCGGTCAAATTCGAGAGGAACGGAACAATGAGCGAAGTCCATACCGACGCCCACATTCTCATCTCGCTGACGTACGCCAGCCGAGCGAATCCGGATGTATCGCCAAAGGACTTTCAGGAGATCTTGCGTCAGGCCCAAGAGAATAACCGCGATAACGGCATTACGGGGATGCTGACCTTCAATCGCGAGTACTTCCTGCAGACAATTGAGGGTCCTCGCGCTCAGATCAATGGGTTGTTAGCCAAGCTGATCAATGACCGCCGCCATCATGATCTTCAGGTGATCGAGAGCAAGGAAATCAAGGCCCGAGAGTGGGCGCAGTGGTCGATGAACTACGCCTCGCCGACAGAGGGTAATCTCGCGACGTATCTGAAGTACTCGACGACGGTGCAATTCAACCCTTATCTGCTCAATGTGGAATCCGCGCGCCTGTTGCTGCGCGATCTGGGTCGTCGAGCAATTCAAACTGAGAGTGCGGCGCCGCTCGCTGCGAGTGCCGGCTGAGCCTCGAGGGGCGGATGACAACCAAGGCGTGGAGCAACGTCCCCGAGGGCGTCTTGATCCGACGCCCACTGAATCTGTCGCTGCGCTCGTGCATTGCGCCGCAAGGCGTCAAGGCACTCGCCAGCGCCTGACAAGAAGCGCAGGACCGCTGGGATGCTACCGTGGCATCCCCATAGCAGTTCCGAGATCCGTTGTCGTCTAATCTCAATCCATGCGGCACCCGCGATGACGCCGGAACGCGGGTGCCTCTTGCAGGCTCCCATTGTGGACCCTGTAAATCACTGCAAGACTATCGTTTGAGGTCTTGACCGCAGGCGAGGGCGGGGCGAACGATGAGCCCTCATCCACATGGTGGCCCCACCCCGCGAGGGACCCAGCCCTGTGCCTGAGTAGCACCGCAGCCGACTACGATTAGGCGGTCTACGAGGTGTTGGGCGGGCGAGCGTGACCACCACAACCCGGATCGTATCTTTGGATAGTGCCTACTTTGCGGTGCGCCCGGACCTGGTGTTGCAGGCGAAGGAGATCTTTCGCATCCGCCCTTCGGCGCTTGAGGCAGGGGAGAAGCGCCTGTTGCTTACAGCGCAAGCTATCGCGGGCGGCCGACGCGCAGACCGCTGGGGACACCACACGGAAGCGGTGATCAAAAAGTTCTGTGCCAGCACCGCGGCTTGCGGGCAACCACCGCTTCCTTGGTGGGAACTGCTAGAGGATGCACACCAATACGATGGCGTAGAAGGAGTGGCGAGTCGCACAGGGAACCGCCCGCTAGGCACGACCAACCGTTATCTTGTCGATGCCGATCGCCTGTCTTCAGCGCTGATAAGCGCCAAATTGTCGCCAGCCCAGCTAGCCGAGACGAGCGCCTGGCCTGAGACTTTCGTGCAAGCGCTTCTCGACGGCCGTTGGCCGTCGGTGAGCCAGCAGACGGCGCGCCATTTGGAGGATCAGTTTGCCGAGAGCATCGTCGCGCCAGTTACCGGGAAGCCGCCTGCGGCTGATTTGGTAGCCGTCGGGGCGTTGACTGAGAGCGGGATCAATCGTCCCCTTCGCGTGTTCCTCGCCCTCGCGGTGGCTGCGGCAGTGGGGACAGCCACCTGGTGGTGGCGCGAGACAGTCCCTACCTCGCCCGCCACAACGCCACTCCCCGTCGAGCTTGTCGGCTACTGGGACTACGACGAGATCGACGCTCAGCACCTCAGCCACGGCTTGCGGGTGTTGGAAGCGCCAGGCGCCGCGTTTGGCACGCAATGGCAGCGCCGCCTGGAGCTCGCCGACCACGGCGAACTCCGCCCGCGCGCCCGCCGGCTTTGGCCCGTCGAGCTGCACCGCGACGCTCGCCGGGTCTGCATCAACTACCCCGGCTATCCCACCTACGCGGCCTTCATCGACGCACCGGGGGACGACGCTGACGGGGTGTACCGGCTCGGCCCGTGTGAATGACCTACTTCATCACCTAGATAATCGCCAATAGTCACTGGATACTCACCTGGCGCAAGGGACACCGTGACCTCGACGGATACGGGTTAGAAGGAGACTTCGCGTGAGTAGATTGCTCCGAACGATCTGGGCGCAGCATCCCGGGCTCACGGCATGCTGCTGGATGTTCCTGGCGGTGTTGAGCGCGGGCGTTCCGAGGGCGCATAGCGCCACCTTCGAGCAGCTGGTGACCGATACGGCACCGCCCGTGAGCGACGCTGAAGTGGCGCGGCTTAAGGCCAATCTCGTGGGTGCTTACCGGCCGGTGACCATCGTCAACACGCGCTACCTGGTGAACGCGAAGCCCCCCGGCGGCCCCGTGTTCCTCAAGACGCACGGCTCGACCACTCGGGACAAGCGCCCGCCGAAGTACAACGTGTTGGAGTGGCAGCTGGAGGTAGAAGGCCAGATGACCGTGAGCGCGCAATCGATCGCCGAGATTCGCGCGTACTGGGACAGATTGGAGCGCGAAGCGGTCGAGCTCCAAGAGTCTGTGCAATCACTGACCGAGGAGCAGCGCACGGCCACTGGCAAGGCCAAGACGACACTACGGGATCGATTCAAGGAGACGCGCGCGCGAGAGCGCCGGAACAAACGAGATCTAGCCACCACCAAGGTGATGCACGCCGTGTTCGAGGACGCGTTGCGGGAGGAGATCGCTGCGCTGAACTTCGCCCTGATACGTGCCAGGTCAGCGGTAGCCGTGAACTACCATGAATCGACTGATTCGGTGAGCAATCTCGAGCAGCTGACGGAATCGATCGCGCTGCGAGAACCGCTGCTGATCTTCGACGGGGGCTTCTACCTGTTCGAGGCCCGTCCGTCGCCGCGATTCAAGCGCTACGAACGGCGCGGGCCCAACGTTGGCTCGCAGACGCGAGCG
Encoded here:
- a CDS encoding BLUF domain-containing protein — protein: MMSNLQSNDEALKAMHGEHILLRLTYISRYNNHNESDELQRILSQAQENNERNGITGVLVFNHNYFLQSIEGRRPVINNLLRKLVRDSRHFALQIIEAREIDQRRWSGWSMNYLTPTKKYQNEALRFSGGATFNPYLMSTKQVMLLIESLTKMQEHRSRAEESIKSSRKLFGLLKAS
- a CDS encoding BLUF domain-containing protein, with protein sequence MSEVHTDAHILISLTYASRANPDVSPKDFQEILRQAQENNRDNGITGMLTFNREYFLQTIEGPRAQINGLLAKLINDRRHHDLQVIESKEIKAREWAQWSMNYASPTEGNLATYLKYSTTVQFNPYLLNVESARLLLRDLGRRAIQTESAAPLAASAG